A window of the Streptomyces sp. JB150 genome harbors these coding sequences:
- a CDS encoding nuclear transport factor 2 family protein has translation MTARPPLPPFTRETAARKVQAAEDAWNTRDPHRVALAYSEDSEWRNRDTFLTGRAAIVAFLTAKWARERDYALRKDLWAYDGNRIAVRFQYECRDADGRWWRSYGNELWEFDERGLMTRREASIDDVPIEEEQRRITGPRPEAERGLTIPLR, from the coding sequence ATGACCGCGCGCCCGCCCCTGCCGCCCTTCACCCGCGAGACCGCGGCCCGGAAGGTGCAGGCCGCCGAGGACGCCTGGAACACCCGGGATCCGCACCGGGTGGCACTCGCCTACTCCGAGGACTCGGAGTGGCGCAACCGCGACACCTTCCTCACCGGCCGCGCCGCGATCGTCGCGTTCCTGACCGCCAAGTGGGCACGGGAGCGGGACTACGCGCTGCGCAAGGACCTGTGGGCGTACGACGGCAACCGCATCGCGGTCCGCTTCCAGTACGAGTGCCGGGACGCCGACGGCCGGTGGTGGCGGTCGTACGGCAACGAACTGTGGGAGTTCGACGAGCGCGGCCTGATGACCCGGCGCGAGGCGAGCATCGACGACGTGCCCATCGAGGAGGAACAGCGGCGCATCACCGGACCCCGCCCGGAGGCCGAACGCGGACTGACCATCCCCCTGCGATGA